In Akkermansiaceae bacterium, a single genomic region encodes these proteins:
- a CDS encoding ATP-binding cassette domain-containing protein: MIEVHQLSKRFARHEAVKGISFSVAKGEIVGFLGPNGAGKTTTLRMLTGYLPPTSGSATIAGFDIFRQSLDARKKIGYMPENVPLYEDMRVREYLRFRAQLKGLKGGDARRRVGDVLDTCGLESVRRKMIKTLSKGYRQRVGLADALVHQPELLILDEPTNGLDPNQIRQIRELIKRLAENHTVLVSTHILSEVEMTCNRVIIIDGGKIKAADTPANLIGQMRAAGRVQLELQADADVAAGAISRLDRVKKVSPETLDDGWTRFTVWVDSGTDARERIHNLVAQHGWPCRSLFRHEATLEDVFVELTRKD; the protein is encoded by the coding sequence ATGATCGAAGTCCATCAACTCAGCAAACGCTTCGCCCGCCACGAAGCCGTCAAAGGCATCTCATTCTCAGTCGCCAAGGGAGAAATCGTCGGCTTCCTGGGACCTAACGGAGCAGGCAAAACGACCACCCTCCGGATGCTGACCGGCTACCTCCCGCCCACCTCCGGCTCCGCCACCATCGCCGGGTTCGACATTTTCCGCCAGTCGCTGGATGCCCGGAAGAAGATCGGCTACATGCCGGAGAACGTGCCCCTCTATGAGGACATGCGGGTGCGGGAGTACCTGCGCTTCCGCGCCCAGCTCAAGGGGTTGAAAGGCGGCGACGCCCGCCGCCGCGTGGGCGACGTCCTCGACACCTGCGGCCTGGAAAGCGTCCGCCGCAAGATGATCAAGACCCTCTCCAAAGGCTACCGCCAGCGCGTGGGCCTCGCGGACGCCCTGGTCCACCAGCCGGAACTCCTCATCCTGGACGAGCCGACCAACGGTCTGGACCCCAACCAGATCCGCCAGATCCGCGAACTCATCAAACGGCTGGCCGAAAACCACACCGTCCTGGTCTCCACCCACATCCTTTCCGAGGTCGAAATGACCTGCAACCGTGTCATCATCATCGACGGCGGGAAAATCAAGGCTGCGGACACCCCGGCGAACCTCATCGGCCAGATGCGCGCCGCCGGACGGGTACAATTGGAACTCCAGGCGGACGCCGATGTCGCCGCCGGTGCCATCTCCCGCCTCGACCGGGTGAAAAAGGTCAGCCCGGAAACGCTCGATGACGGCTGGACCCGCTTCACCGTCTGGGTGGATTCCGGCACGGACGCCCGCGAGCGCATCCACAACCTCGTCGCCCAGCACGGCTGGCCCTGCCGCTCCCTCTTCCGCCATGAAGCGACCCTGGAGGATGTGTTCGTGGAACTGACGCGGAAGGATTGA